A region of the Microcystis aeruginosa FD4 genome:
CAATCAAAAAGTACCAGGCATGGGAGTGATCAGGGGGAAAATTGAGGTACTTTTTCCCTGAAAATTAGGTAGTTGACCACCTGAAAATCGGTAAAACCCTACACCCCACACCCCACACCCCACACCCTACCCCCACCGAAAAACTTTTTCAGCAGACCCTATTTATGAATAATCAGAGCAGTCAATCCGATCAGCGATTAGCTTTAATTGTGCGCGGAGCAGTACAAGGGGTCGGTTTTCGTCCTTTTGTTTATCGATTAGCAACGGAATTAAACCTAACTGGTTGGGTGAATAATACAGCAGCGGGGGTTTTTATTGAAGTCGAGGGCGATCAAGAAAAACTAGAAACTTTTTTGACTCGATTATCTTTAGAAAAACCACCTCGATCGCTAATTGAAAATATTGAGACTCAATGGTTAAATCCTATCGGTTATCAAAACTTTAGCATACGTCATAGCAGCGGCGGTGAAAAAAATACAATTGTTCTGCCCGATTTAGCCACTTGTCCCGATTGTTTAGCCGATATTTTTGACCCGAATAATCGTCGTTATCGCTATCCTTTTACTAACTGCACTAACTGCGGTCCTCGCTACAGTATTATCGAGAGTTTACCCTACGATCGCAGTGCCACAACCATGAGAGGTTTTAATCAGTGTCCCGAATGTCAAAGGGAATACGAAAACCCTCTGGATCGCCGTTTTCATGCCCAACCGAATGCCTGTCCTCGTTGCGGACCCCAAATCAGTCTTTTAGACAGTCAAGGAACTGTATTAGCGGAAAAAGATCAAGCTTTAATCGCCACCGCTAGAGCAATTAAACAGGGAAAAATTATGGCGATCAAAGGGTTAGGAGGATTTCACCTAGTCGTCGATGCAAGAAATACGGAAGCAGTGCAAAAATTGCGACAACGTAAACAGCGACCGGATAAACCTTTTGCTGTGATGTATCCTAATCTTGAGTTAGTGAAAAAACATGGTTATGTATCTTCTTTAGAATCGCAATTATTGCAGTCTCCTGCAGCCGCAATTGTCCTGATTAAACAAAGAAAAAATTATCTTTCTGCTGCCGTTTCTCCGGGTAATCCCTATCTAGGAGTCATGTTACCCTATACTCCCCTACACCATCTTTTATTAGCAGAATTAGGCTTTCCTATTGTAGCAACCAGTGGTAATCTAGCTGATGAACCTATCTGTATTGAGGAAAAAGAAGCTTTAGAAAAATTAGGAACAATCGCCGATTTATTTCTAGTTCATAATCGTCCCATAGTTCGACCGGTGGATGACTCTATTATCAGGGAAATGGCAGGAAAAGCGATGATTTTGCGGCGAGCGCGGGGATATGCTCCCTTTCCCGTTAAAGTTAATGAGGGAGATTTTCCCCCGATTCTGGCCGTGGGAAGTTATTTTAAAAATACCGTGGCTATCTATCAAAAAAATCAAGTTTTTATCAGTCAACATATCGGCGATTTAGATACGGTTAATGCTGTCAATCATTTTGAAAATATTCTCGATAGTTTAAAAAAACTATACGAGTTTGTACCGGAAATTATTGCCTGTGATACTCATCCTGAATATCTAGCGACAAAGTACGCTTATAGCTTAAATTTACCCGTTATTCCCATTCAACACCATTACGCTCACGTTTTATCCTGCATGGCAGAACATCAGCTACAACCTCCAGTTTTAGGGGTTGCTTGGGATGGAACAGGATACGGTTTAGACGGCACAATTTGGGGGGGAGAATTTATCCATATCACTGCCGATTCTTGGCAGCGAGTCGCCCATTTTAAACCCTGGCCATTACTGGGAGGAGAAAAAGCGGTTAAAGAACCCAGACGAGTGGCTTTAGGATTACTAGAAGTTATGGAAAATACTGATAGGATAAAATCAGCTTTTAGTGAACAGGAATGGTCGATTTTTAGGCAAATGTTAACCAAAAAAATTAATTGTCCTTTAACTTCTAGTGTCGGGCGTTTGTTTGATGGTATGGCGGCGATTCTGGGTTTATGTTATCAATTAAGTTTTGAGGGACAAGCAGCAATGCAGTTAGAATTTGCCCTTGAGGGCATTAAAACGGAGGAATATTATAATTTTTCTTTATCCGCCGACTCACCCATAGTTATTGATTGGAATCAGATAATTGTAGGAGTTGTTGAAGATTTAGAAAAACAAGTAGAAATCGGCATAATTGCCGCTAAATTTCATAATAGTTTAAGTGAGATTATTGTAGAAATTGCACACAAAATAGGTAGAGAAAAAATTCTCCTGACGGGAGGCTGTTTTCAAAATCGTTATCTGACGGAAAGAACAATTAATCGCTTACAAGCTTCGGGATTTCAACCCTACTGGCAGCAAACTGTTCCCACTAATGATGGTGGTATTAGCCTTGGTCAAATTATCGGTGCTTTTTCTAAACTCAAATAGTTCTAGAATAGCCGACAATCTACATTTTTATTGGGTTATGTCAGCAGCGTTAAAGATCAACCACAGAGACAGAAAGAACACAGGGAGCCGATTTTTTTCTAGACTGTTGGGATTGTCGAAAATTGAAATCTTAGCTTAAACGATGCCACTCAATGATTTTATTGCCTACTTTCAAAATAATTGCTTGACCTAAACCCAGTTCTTGTGTCACATTAACTAGATGGGAGAAATTTTGACGAGTGATCGCTAGTCCCTGCAAACAGGCTAGAAAATCGAGACAGAGAACCGTAGAGAATTCCCATGTTTGTCGGTAAACACGGCAATTATCCGGTAAAAAAGCCACAAGAGCGCGAAAATGAGTCAAAGCGGCTTTCTCAAAATTGGCGCTAGTGCAGTCAAAAGACGAGTGCTGATAGCTCATAAAAACTTTGCCTGATAGGGAGAGAGCAGGGTTTCCCCCAGACTAGCATCTCGCTTCTGGGGATCACCTTCCCTTTAGAATTTCTCAATAGACTGGCAAATCCCCCCAGAGGAGTATTGTTACCCGCGAACAAATTGCTAGAAGCTAGGTTTCTTCCCGGAGATGGTGTACTTTAGATATTGATGTCCTTCCGGCTGGCAAGATAACCTGTAAATTTCCCCACTCGTCCCTAGCGATAAAAGGCTGTATTTAGTCAAAAATCAAGTGTTGACTTTGATGCCAAACTTGCCTAGTAAAAAATGATCACAGCCTCAAGTTGCCGCTTAACTAATTGACTACTTAACCGATAACTGGTAACTAAGATTATGAATAATGCAATTGTCAAACCGAGAGATGTACAAGTAGCACCGATAGCCGTCGATACTTTTGTCTTTCGTTCCCGCACTTGGGACCGGTTAAAATTCGAGATCGAATACGGATTACAAAAGGGAACCACCGCCAATAGTTATCTGATCAAAAGTGAAAAGGTCGCTCTTTTTGATCCACCGGGGGAATCATTCTTGTCCATATTTTTAGAGGCTTTAACTAAAAGAATCGATCCGAAAACTATTGATTATATTATTCTCGGTCACGTTAACCCCAATCGTGCCGTTACCCTCAAGGCACTTTTAGAAATCGCTCCTCAAGTCACTTTTGTTTGTTCTAATCCGGGGGCAATTTCCCTGAAAAAAATTCTCGAAACCGAAGCATTAAATCTCTTCGTTGTCAAGGGGGAAGAAATATTAAATTTAGGAGCAAACCATCAATTAGAATTTATCCCCACTCCTAACCCCAGATTTCCCGATCAACTCTGTACCTACGACAGCAAAACCGATATTCTCTACACCGATAAATTATTCGGAGCGCACGTTTGTGGCGACCAAATTTTTGATGAGGGTTGGAGCGTTTATAACGAAGATCGGCGTTATTATTTTGATTGTCTCATGGCTCCCTATGCGGGCCAAATTAGCAACGCTTTGGAGAAATTAGCCGCTAAATCGCCCTTATTTTATGCCGTTGGTCACGGTCCTCTGGTGCGTTACGGGATGCACGAATTGACCCTTTCCTATCAACAATGGTTAGCAGCACAAAAGTACCAAGAGTTGACAATCGCCCTGATTTATGCTAGTGCCTACGGCAACACCGCCACCCTCGCTCAAGCGATCGCCATGGGGATCACGAAAGCGGGAGTAGCAGTGACGGCGATTAATGCCGAGTCCGCTGAACCAGACGAGATCAAAACGGCGATCGAAAAAAGTGTCGGTTTTATCTTTGGTTCCCCCACTTTGGGAGGACACGCGCCGACTCCCATCCAAACTGCCTTGGGGATTACCCTAGCAAATGGCGATAAAAGCAAGCTGGTGGGGGTTTTTGGCTCCTACGGTTGGAGTGGTGAAGCGGTCGATCTTTTAGAAGGTAAATTCCGGGATGGCGGTTATCGCTTCGGTTTTGAGCCAATTCGGGTTAAATTTAAACCCACGGAGGCAATTTTAAAGACCTGTGAGGAAGCGGGAACCGATTTCGCTCAAGCAGTCAAAAAAGCTCGCAAAAGCAGACAACCGAAAACTAATGTTAACCAATCCCAAAGCGATCGGCGATCGCAGGCCCTGGGACGTTTGGTGGGTTCTCTCTGTATCGTCACCTGCGAATTGGGGGAATTGCGCGGTGCCATGTTAGCCTCTTGGGTATCGCAAGCGACGTTCACTCCCCCCGGATTGACTATTGCCGTAGCGAAAGAACGAGCGATCGAGTCTCTGCTTTATAGCGGTACGCCTTTTGTCCTTAATATCCTCCAAGAAGGTCAACATTTGGCTTTAATGAAGCATTTTCTTAAACCTTTTTCTCCCGGGGAGGATCGTTTTGCTAATATCGAAACCACTAAAGCTGAGAACGGTGGACCGATTCTGGCCGAAGCGCTCGCTTATCTGGAATGTCGGGTAGAACAACGAATGGAGTGCGGTGATCATTGGCTGCTTTATGCGATCGCAGAAAAAGGCAAGGTTTTACACCAGGGTTTAACCGCTATCCATCATCGCAAATCTGGCAGTTATTATTAATTTGTTGTTATGATCATTTCAGGGGGTGTGTTAAGGCAAAATAACGCACCCTGATTGGTCTAAAAATATATTCTTATGAAAAGTATTGTTTTAATTGTTGGCTTTGAAACCTTTAACAGGAATTTATATCGGCAATCGGGCCTGTTGGCTAGTTCTAAATGTCCTGATTTAGAGGTAAAAGTATTTAGCGATAAATCCTTAACTAGCGAACCAGAAATAGTCGAGCAAGCTTTAGCCACTGCCGACGTTTTTTTTGCTAGTTTGATCTTCGATTACGATCAAGTTACTTGGCTGCGGCAACGAGCGGCACAGATTCCGATTCGCTTAGTTTTTGAGTCTGCTTTAGAGTTAATGAGTTTAACCCGTTTGGGAGAATTTGCCATCGGGGATAAACCAAAAGGAATGCCAAAACCAATTCAATTTATCTTGAGTAAATTTTCTAGTGGCAAGGAAGAAGATAAATTAGCCGGTTATCTCAGTTTTCTCAAAACTGGACCGAAACTACTGAAATTTATTCCCGCTAAAAAAGTTCAAGATTTGCGTAATTGGTTAATTATCTACGGTTATTGGAATGCGGGAGGAACTGAAAATGTTGCCGCTATGTGTTGGGTAATTGCCCAAAAATATCTAGGATTAAAAGTACAGGAAATACCCGAAGTCATCGAAACTCCCAATAAGGGACTATTACATCCCGATTATCAGGGTTATTTTCTCACTCCCCAAGAATATTTGACTTGGTATAAAAAAAATACATCCCTTGATAAACCAGTGGTGGCCCTGCTGCTTTATCGGAAGCACGTTATCAGTAAACTGCCCTATATTAATCAATTAATCCGTCATTTTGAAACGGCTAATTTAATTCCCCTACCCGTATTTATTAACGGAGTGGAAGGCCATACAATTGTTCGGGATTGGTTAACCACAGACTACGAAATTCAGCAAAGAAAAAAAGGAATCATTGAAACTCCTTCTTTAAGTGAAGATGCGGTGACAGTAGATGCAATTGTTTCGACGATTGGCTTTCCTTTGGTGGGGGGTCCTGCGGGTTCTATGGAAGCAGGAAGACAGGTAGAAGTGGCTAAACGAATTCTGTCCGCTAAAAATATTCCTTATCTTATCGCTGCCCCTTTATTGATTCAAGATATTTATTCTTGGACAAGACAGGGAATCGGTGGTTTACAGAGTGTGGTTCTATACGCTTTACCGGAATTAGATGGAGCAATTGATACGATTCCTCTGGGGGGATTAGTGGGGGAAACTATCTATTTAATCCCCGAAAGATTACAGCGTTTAACTGGACGTTTAAACAGTTGGATTAAGTTACATAAAACCCCTCCGCAAGAACGCAAAATAGCCATCATTCTTTATGGATTTCCCCCGGGTTATGGGGCAGTTGGTACGGCAGCTTTATTAAATGTTCCCCGGAGTTTAGTTAAGTTTTTACAAGCTTTACAAGCGCAGGGTTATAATCTGGGAACGATTCCCGAAGACGGGGAAGAAATTATTCAAAAAGTTAAATTTGCCGATGATGAAAATCTCTCTAAAGAAAATCGTTTATCGATAGAAACTTTAGAAAATTGGCTAGGTTATCTGTTAACCTCCCGCATCGAAAAACACTGGAAATCTCTGAAAGATGCGGGGATAAAAACTGTTGGCAACCAGTATCATTTAGGGGGGATTGAGTTAGGTAATGTCTGGATTGGAGTGCAACCACCTTTAGGAATTGCTGGGGATCCGATGCGGTTAATGTTTGAAAAAGATTTAACTCCTCACCCTCAGTATGCAGCCTTTTATCAGTGGTTACAAAAAGATTTTAAGACCGATGCGATCATTCATTTTGGTATGCACGGAACTGTTGAATGGTTGCCCGGTTCACCCCTAGGAAATACCGGTTATTCTTGGTCAGATATTTTATTAGGAGATTTACCGAATTTATATATTTATGCCGCTAATAATCCCTCGGAATCTATCCTAGCTAAACGTCGCGGTTATGGGGTGTTAATTTCCCATAATGTGCCACCCTACGGACGAGCGGGATTGTATAAAGAATTGATGATTATGCGAGATTTGATTGCCGAGTTTCGAGAAAATCCTGAGAAAAATTACGCTTTAAGAGATAGTATCCTCCAAAAGATTATTGATACAGGTATCTCTAAAGATTGTCCTTTTCTGGAAGCAGAAAAACAGGGAATAGAATTCACTTTAGAAAATGCCAAATTATTTAGTCGCTATGCACTAACCGATTATTTTGTCAAGGTGTATAATTACCTACAAATCGTCGAACAAAGACTATTTTCTTCCGGTTTACACACCCTAGGAACTGCTCCCAATCAGGAAGAATTAAAAGGTTATCTTGATGCTTATTTTACCGATTTATCTGAGCGAGAATTTCAGCAAATTCTCGATGAAGAAGCAACCAATGAAAAGCTTAAAGAAGGCATTGCTATTAAAAATTTATTAGGACAAAATAGCGAGGAATTAACTAATCTTTTGCGGGGATTAAATGGGGAATATGTACCCCCAGCACCGGGGGGTGATTTACTCCGGGATGGTGCGGGAGTTTTGCCTACAGGACGCAATATACACGCTTTAGACCCCTACCGGATGCCTTCCCCGGCAGCCTACACCCGCGGACGAGAAATCGCCAAAAAACTGCTAGAACAAAACTTAACCGAAAAAGGAAAATATCCCGAAACTGTAGCGGTTTTACTCTGGGGATTAGATGTGATTAAAACTAAGGGTGAATCCTTGGGGATTCTCTTAGAATTAGTCGGTGCGGAACCGGTAAAAGAGGGGACAGGAAGAATTGTCAGGTATGAATTAAAACCTCTAGGGGAAATTGGACACCCGCGCATCGATATTTTGGCTAATTTATCGGGAATTTTTCGGGATACTTTTATCAATATTATCGAGTTATTAGATGATTTAATGCAGCGGGCAGCTGAGATAGAAGAATCGGAAAATGATAATTATATCCGTAAGCACTATTTAGCCTTAAAAAGTCAAGGTATTGACAATGCCAGCGCTCGTTTATTTTCCAATCCTGCCGGGGATTTTGGCTCTTTAGTTAATGACCAAGTAGTGGAGGGAAATTGGGACAATGACAACGAATTAGCGAAAACTTGGGAAAAGCGTAATGTTTTTAGTTATGGTCGTCAAGATAAGGGACAAGCGCGGCCAGAAGTGCTACAACAGTTATTAAAAACCAGTGAAAGTATTATCCAAGAAATTGACTCGGTAGAATACGGTTTAACCGATATTCAGGAATACTACGGCAACACGGGAGGATTAAAATTAGCCGCAGAAAAACAAAGCGGTAAACGGGTAATGACAAGTTTTGTCGAGAGTTTTTCCAATGATACAACTCCCCGCAAATTAGAGGAGGTTTTGCGCTTAGAATACCGCAGTAAATTACTTAATCCTAAATGGGCCAAGGCCATGGTTAATCAAGGTTCCGGTGGGGCCTACGAAATCTCCCAAAGAATGACCGCTTTAATTGGTTGGGGCGGTACGGCTAATTTTAGTGACGATTGGGTGTATGATCAGGCAGCCGATACCTACGCTTTTGATGCAGAAATGGCGGAAAAATTGCGTCAAGCTAATCCCGAAGCTTTCCGCAATATTGTCGGTAGAATGTTAGAAGCACAGGGCCGCGGTTTTTGGCAAGCAGACCCCGACAAATTAGAGAAATTACAGGAATTATATCAATTGACCGATGAAAAACTAGAAGGGGTTACTTAGGGTCTGCTGAATAAATCTAAAAACCTTGTTGGATAATATCTTTAGGCTTTTTTGAAATCAAAAAGTGCCAGCGATTGGGGTGATTGGGAGGAAAATTAGGTAATTGACTCCCTGAAAATTGGTAAAACCCCACACCCCACACCCCACACTCATGGCAACAGGGGATTGTTGTGATAATCTGATTTCCCTCCTGTTTTACTCAGCAGATGGATATTTTCAATCAGGATTGATTTTTCTAACGCTTTAGCCATATCGTACAAAGTCAAGGCTGCCACAGATACTGCGGTTAAAGCTTCCATTTCTACACCGGTTTCCGATTTTGTCACCACTTCTGCCCGAATTTCGTAACCGGGTAACTCTGCTTTCGGGATAATCTGAACATTGATTTTTTGCAGGGGTAAGGGATGGCAAAGAGGAATTAAGCAGGAAGTTTGTTTGGCAGCCATAATTCCCGCTAATCTTGCCGTCCCTAAAACGTCCCCTTTAGGCGCATTTCCCTGTTCTATGGCTTCAAAAGTCGTTTTTAGCATTCTCACTTGTCCTAGCGCAATAGCAGTGCGTTTAGTGGGCATTTTCTCCGATACATCCACCATCTGGGCCTCGCCTTGGCTGTCGAGATGAGATAATTTTTCTTTACCCTCTTGCGTCATTGAATGAACCTGTGCTATAGTAGTTTACTGTTGAGAAAAACAAGGGCTTGTAGCTTAGTGGATTAGAGCGTGTGGCTACGGACCACAAGGTCGGGAGTTCGAGTCTCTCCAAGCCCGTTAGATACAATGGCATATACTACAGGAATTAGGGGCTTATGGTTCCTAATTCCTTTGCTTTTTTACCCCATCTCCCCATCTTCCCACTTTCCTACACTTTTTAAACAGGATTTAGTATCATCAGCCAGTTTTGTCGGGGTATTTCTTACCCTCAAACAGTGAAAGAAACTAAACTTTTAGGATTGTATAATATGAATTCTCCTGCACCTGTGCCGACACCCTTTCAAGTGGCTTTAGAACGTTACCAGAATGCTCTAAATTATTTATATACTTC
Encoded here:
- the hypF gene encoding carbamoyltransferase HypF, producing the protein MNNQSSQSDQRLALIVRGAVQGVGFRPFVYRLATELNLTGWVNNTAAGVFIEVEGDQEKLETFLTRLSLEKPPRSLIENIETQWLNPIGYQNFSIRHSSGGEKNTIVLPDLATCPDCLADIFDPNNRRYRYPFTNCTNCGPRYSIIESLPYDRSATTMRGFNQCPECQREYENPLDRRFHAQPNACPRCGPQISLLDSQGTVLAEKDQALIATARAIKQGKIMAIKGLGGFHLVVDARNTEAVQKLRQRKQRPDKPFAVMYPNLELVKKHGYVSSLESQLLQSPAAAIVLIKQRKNYLSAAVSPGNPYLGVMLPYTPLHHLLLAELGFPIVATSGNLADEPICIEEKEALEKLGTIADLFLVHNRPIVRPVDDSIIREMAGKAMILRRARGYAPFPVKVNEGDFPPILAVGSYFKNTVAIYQKNQVFISQHIGDLDTVNAVNHFENILDSLKKLYEFVPEIIACDTHPEYLATKYAYSLNLPVIPIQHHYAHVLSCMAEHQLQPPVLGVAWDGTGYGLDGTIWGGEFIHITADSWQRVAHFKPWPLLGGEKAVKEPRRVALGLLEVMENTDRIKSAFSEQEWSIFRQMLTKKINCPLTSSVGRLFDGMAAILGLCYQLSFEGQAAMQLEFALEGIKTEEYYNFSLSADSPIVIDWNQIIVGVVEDLEKQVEIGIIAAKFHNSLSEIIVEIAHKIGREKILLTGGCFQNRYLTERTINRLQASGFQPYWQQTVPTNDGGISLGQIIGAFSKLK
- a CDS encoding diflavin flavoprotein — protein: MNNAIVKPRDVQVAPIAVDTFVFRSRTWDRLKFEIEYGLQKGTTANSYLIKSEKVALFDPPGESFLSIFLEALTKRIDPKTIDYIILGHVNPNRAVTLKALLEIAPQVTFVCSNPGAISLKKILETEALNLFVVKGEEILNLGANHQLEFIPTPNPRFPDQLCTYDSKTDILYTDKLFGAHVCGDQIFDEGWSVYNEDRRYYFDCLMAPYAGQISNALEKLAAKSPLFYAVGHGPLVRYGMHELTLSYQQWLAAQKYQELTIALIYASAYGNTATLAQAIAMGITKAGVAVTAINAESAEPDEIKTAIEKSVGFIFGSPTLGGHAPTPIQTALGITLANGDKSKLVGVFGSYGWSGEAVDLLEGKFRDGGYRFGFEPIRVKFKPTEAILKTCEEAGTDFAQAVKKARKSRQPKTNVNQSQSDRRSQALGRLVGSLCIVTCELGELRGAMLASWVSQATFTPPGLTIAVAKERAIESLLYSGTPFVLNILQEGQHLALMKHFLKPFSPGEDRFANIETTKAENGGPILAEALAYLECRVEQRMECGDHWLLYAIAEKGKVLHQGLTAIHHRKSGSYY
- the bchH gene encoding magnesium chelatase subunit H; the protein is MKSIVLIVGFETFNRNLYRQSGLLASSKCPDLEVKVFSDKSLTSEPEIVEQALATADVFFASLIFDYDQVTWLRQRAAQIPIRLVFESALELMSLTRLGEFAIGDKPKGMPKPIQFILSKFSSGKEEDKLAGYLSFLKTGPKLLKFIPAKKVQDLRNWLIIYGYWNAGGTENVAAMCWVIAQKYLGLKVQEIPEVIETPNKGLLHPDYQGYFLTPQEYLTWYKKNTSLDKPVVALLLYRKHVISKLPYINQLIRHFETANLIPLPVFINGVEGHTIVRDWLTTDYEIQQRKKGIIETPSLSEDAVTVDAIVSTIGFPLVGGPAGSMEAGRQVEVAKRILSAKNIPYLIAAPLLIQDIYSWTRQGIGGLQSVVLYALPELDGAIDTIPLGGLVGETIYLIPERLQRLTGRLNSWIKLHKTPPQERKIAIILYGFPPGYGAVGTAALLNVPRSLVKFLQALQAQGYNLGTIPEDGEEIIQKVKFADDENLSKENRLSIETLENWLGYLLTSRIEKHWKSLKDAGIKTVGNQYHLGGIELGNVWIGVQPPLGIAGDPMRLMFEKDLTPHPQYAAFYQWLQKDFKTDAIIHFGMHGTVEWLPGSPLGNTGYSWSDILLGDLPNLYIYAANNPSESILAKRRGYGVLISHNVPPYGRAGLYKELMIMRDLIAEFRENPEKNYALRDSILQKIIDTGISKDCPFLEAEKQGIEFTLENAKLFSRYALTDYFVKVYNYLQIVEQRLFSSGLHTLGTAPNQEELKGYLDAYFTDLSEREFQQILDEEATNEKLKEGIAIKNLLGQNSEELTNLLRGLNGEYVPPAPGGDLLRDGAGVLPTGRNIHALDPYRMPSPAAYTRGREIAKKLLEQNLTEKGKYPETVAVLLWGLDVIKTKGESLGILLELVGAEPVKEGTGRIVRYELKPLGEIGHPRIDILANLSGIFRDTFINIIELLDDLMQRAAEIEESENDNYIRKHYLALKSQGIDNASARLFSNPAGDFGSLVNDQVVEGNWDNDNELAKTWEKRNVFSYGRQDKGQARPEVLQQLLKTSESIIQEIDSVEYGLTDIQEYYGNTGGLKLAAEKQSGKRVMTSFVESFSNDTTPRKLEEVLRLEYRSKLLNPKWAKAMVNQGSGGAYEISQRMTALIGWGGTANFSDDWVYDQAADTYAFDAEMAEKLRQANPEAFRNIVGRMLEAQGRGFWQADPDKLEKLQELYQLTDEKLEGVT
- the moaC gene encoding cyclic pyranopterin monophosphate synthase MoaC, which encodes MTQEGKEKLSHLDSQGEAQMVDVSEKMPTKRTAIALGQVRMLKTTFEAIEQGNAPKGDVLGTARLAGIMAAKQTSCLIPLCHPLPLQKINVQIIPKAELPGYEIRAEVVTKSETGVEMEALTAVSVAALTLYDMAKALEKSILIENIHLLSKTGGKSDYHNNPLLP